Proteins encoded by one window of Gehongia tenuis:
- a CDS encoding TrkH family potassium uptake protein yields the protein MAWIVQMFNKLRSRIHLKPVQILVGGFALVILVGSLLLNLPIASRSGESVGYLNALFTSTSAVCVTGLVVVETGSTFSIFGQIVIIALIQFGGLGLMTCATFLFMILRKRITLKERLVMQEALNESGLQGLVKLTRSILIMTLTVELVGAALLSTRLVPYYGFAKGLYYSFFHSISAFCNAGFDVFGTGQSLMPFREDFMINFTIMALIIIGGLGFTVILEANNKRRFNRLSLQAKVVLSMSALLIVVGTLVIAVLEWNNPGTLGAEGMNPFEKIMAAMFQSVSARTAGYATVDQAALTPASKFFTVILMFIGASPASTGGGIKTTTIAVLILLVISVIRGKREIEIFGKSLSWGTITRAVAIAMLALVLVVGVTMVISMIELGLGDPMVAHGGLDDVLFESVSAFGTVGLSANLTPFLGTVSRIMLILTMFIGRLGPMTLALFFAIRQNTRKRAHIKRPEDRLMVG from the coding sequence ATGGCCTGGATTGTGCAAATGTTCAACAAACTGCGCAGCCGTATCCATTTGAAACCGGTTCAGATTTTGGTGGGCGGCTTTGCGCTGGTGATTCTGGTCGGCTCCCTATTGCTCAATTTGCCCATTGCTTCCCGCAGCGGGGAAAGCGTGGGCTATTTGAATGCCCTTTTTACCTCCACCTCTGCGGTATGCGTGACCGGGCTTGTGGTGGTGGAAACGGGATCCACCTTCTCCATCTTTGGCCAGATTGTAATCATCGCCCTCATCCAGTTTGGCGGTCTGGGTCTGATGACCTGCGCCACGTTCCTGTTCATGATTCTTCGCAAGAGAATCACGCTGAAGGAGCGGCTGGTCATGCAGGAGGCCCTCAATGAAAGCGGACTTCAGGGACTGGTTAAGCTGACCCGCAGCATCCTCATCATGACTTTGACGGTGGAGCTTGTGGGCGCGGCCCTGCTGTCCACACGGCTTGTACCCTATTATGGGTTTGCAAAGGGACTTTATTATTCCTTCTTTCATTCCATCTCAGCATTTTGCAACGCAGGATTCGACGTTTTCGGTACCGGACAGAGTCTCATGCCCTTCCGTGAGGATTTCATGATCAATTTCACGATCATGGCTTTGATCATTATCGGCGGTCTTGGCTTCACGGTTATTCTGGAGGCCAACAACAAGCGGCGCTTTAACCGGCTCAGCCTTCAGGCGAAGGTGGTGCTGTCCATGAGCGCTCTGCTCATCGTGGTGGGTACACTGGTCATCGCCGTTTTGGAGTGGAACAATCCGGGAACCCTAGGGGCGGAGGGGATGAACCCCTTTGAGAAAATCATGGCGGCCATGTTCCAGTCGGTGAGTGCCAGGACAGCGGGTTATGCCACGGTGGATCAGGCGGCGCTAACGCCCGCCAGTAAATTTTTTACCGTTATCCTGATGTTCATTGGCGCTTCCCCGGCATCCACCGGCGGCGGCATCAAAACGACCACCATCGCCGTTTTAATTCTGCTGGTGATCAGCGTGATCCGGGGTAAGCGAGAGATCGAAATCTTTGGAAAGAGCCTTTCCTGGGGTACCATTACCCGGGCGGTGGCCATTGCCATGCTGGCTTTGGTGCTGGTGGTGGGCGTGACCATGGTGATCAGCATGATTGAGCTGGGCCTCGGCGACCCCATGGTGGCCCATGGAGGGCTGGATGACGTGCTCTTTGAATCGGTATCGGCTTTCGGCACCGTGGGGCTCAGTGCCAATCTGACACCCTTTTTGGGCACGGTCAGCCGGATTATGCT